From the Acaryochloris marina S15 genome, one window contains:
- the ltrA gene encoding group II intron reverse transcriptase/maturase, whose product MHNHPAGKGCQRKQKLLVMREIGVLTLPHIERWLTSDGSSTINQRKGTVSIVKDRVHLDIGARKPLEYWTSINWGLVKKRVRNLRQRIYRATQNGQWNRVRSLMKLMLRSYSNLLLSVRKMTQENQGKNTAGLDGQTAQTSEQRVQLVNRLQDHSLWQVHPTKRVYIPKSNGKLRPLGIPAIENRIAQMVVKNALEPHWEARFEGHSYGFRPGRNCHDALEQCFLRLRHGCDTWVLDADLKGAFDHLSHQCILDTIGLVPGRGLIKQWLKAGYVEAEMFHATTEGTPQGGAISPLLLNIALNGMEQLLLSKTTTNVYQPSNKAKSQSPRKRTSPTYGYCRYADDFVVTAKTKADIEAAVPIVQEWLKPRGLELNLEKTKIVNIQQGFHFLGFSIRHYKGKCLCKPQKEKVLTFLQNIRNWLKHNASISPAAVIHHLNPILRGWGNYYKHGVSKEVFSYVDSQIWRAIWRWCRRRHPNKNGRWVVRKYFRTFKGRQWTFATTVTDRAGNQKPLVLVRLADVPIQRHVKVKGTVSPDDPTLKDYWNHRQTRFGKTYWEKGSKYYQVAQNQHWRCPVCHDALFNGEALHTHHRKQIKEGGNEMAVNLIHLHQACHQHLHKNELVLSC is encoded by the coding sequence ATGCACAATCATCCAGCGGGTAAAGGATGTCAGAGAAAGCAAAAGCTCCTGGTAATGCGGGAGATAGGGGTTCTGACTTTGCCCCACATCGAAAGATGGCTGACTTCTGACGGGTCTTCGACGATAAACCAACGCAAGGGAACCGTATCCATTGTGAAAGATAGAGTCCATCTGGACATCGGAGCAAGGAAGCCTCTTGAGTACTGGACCTCCATCAACTGGGGGCTAGTCAAGAAACGGGTTAGGAATCTGAGGCAGCGAATTTATCGTGCGACTCAAAACGGTCAGTGGAATCGGGTCAGAAGCCTAATGAAACTGATGTTACGCAGCTACTCCAACCTGCTGCTGTCTGTGCGAAAGATGACTCAAGAGAATCAGGGTAAAAATACCGCTGGCCTGGATGGTCAGACGGCTCAAACCTCTGAACAACGAGTCCAACTGGTTAACCGATTGCAAGACCATTCTCTCTGGCAGGTTCACCCGACCAAACGGGTATACATTCCTAAATCGAATGGGAAATTGAGGCCGCTAGGAATTCCGGCAATCGAAAATCGAATCGCACAAATGGTGGTCAAGAATGCATTAGAACCGCATTGGGAAGCCCGTTTCGAGGGTCATAGCTATGGTTTTCGCCCTGGCCGTAATTGTCATGACGCTCTTGAGCAATGCTTTTTACGACTTAGACATGGCTGTGACACCTGGGTGCTTGATGCAGATCTAAAAGGTGCATTCGACCATTTGAGTCACCAATGTATCCTTGATACCATAGGCCTAGTGCCTGGTCGAGGGTTAATCAAACAATGGCTCAAAGCAGGTTATGTAGAAGCTGAGATGTTTCATGCCACCACTGAAGGTACTCCCCAAGGTGGTGCAATCTCGCCTCTGTTACTTAACATCGCTCTGAATGGAATGGAACAACTGTTGTTGTCAAAGACAACAACAAACGTATATCAACCCTCCAACAAAGCGAAATCTCAGTCGCCACGTAAGCGCACTTCGCCGACTTATGGCTACTGCCGATACGCTGATGACTTTGTGGTAACGGCGAAAACAAAAGCAGACATCGAAGCGGCTGTCCCGATTGTGCAGGAATGGCTTAAGCCAAGAGGGTTAGAGCTGAACTTGGAAAAGACAAAGATAGTGAATATCCAACAGGGTTTTCATTTTCTAGGATTTTCTATTCGGCACTATAAAGGTAAGTGTCTTTGTAAACCGCAAAAGGAGAAGGTCTTGACTTTCCTCCAAAACATTCGGAATTGGTTGAAGCACAACGCTTCCATCAGTCCGGCAGCGGTGATACATCACCTTAACCCGATTCTGCGTGGTTGGGGCAACTACTATAAGCATGGCGTTAGTAAAGAGGTGTTCAGCTATGTCGATAGCCAAATCTGGAGGGCGATCTGGAGATGGTGTCGCAGGCGTCACCCTAACAAAAACGGGAGATGGGTTGTTAGAAAATACTTCCGAACCTTCAAGGGACGACAGTGGACATTTGCCACAACCGTCACTGACCGGGCAGGGAATCAAAAACCGCTAGTGCTAGTGCGTTTAGCGGATGTTCCGATTCAACGTCATGTCAAGGTCAAAGGAACTGTATCCCCTGATGACCCAACTCTCAAAGATTACTGGAACCATCGCCAAACCCGATTTGGAAAAACCTATTGGGAGAAAGGCTCTAAGTACTATCAAGTTGCTCAGAACCAGCATTGGCGATGCCCAGTCTGTCACGATGCGCTATTCAATGGAGAAGCTTTGCACACTCATCACCGTAAGCAGATTAAAGAAGGAGGCAACGAGATGGCAGTGAATCTCATTCATCTTCATCAAGCTTGCCACCAACATCTGCATAAGAATGAGTTAGTTCTGAGTTGCTGA
- a CDS encoding IS4 family transposase — protein MHHHQSVSIRQISQGRAEQVGYYRFLENENVSISELVKSLSDHCQQQVEERHILAISDTSEINLQSHSGRIKTEELGVVGNDRDVGFFIHPTLALDAATGFPLGLSTVQLWTRDSNRPTVKDRGGYNNLPIEEKESFKWLASAERSQHCLKTGGASLVTHIGDRESDLYEEWATVPDAFNHLLVRVRQDRRLLGQSKSLYGYLKSQWGIGFTTITIEYESRTQRMARDAKLLIRCAPVKIQRPEHLKELDYPPSIQLYAIEAEEQTTPKGQKPIHWRLLTTHTVESLEQALQILEWYKFRWRIERLFAQLKKTGLDLESTQLESGEAIQRLTVLALSVAVATLQMVEGRDEPQWPASITFTDEQQQYLKQIAPTVQGKTTKLQNPYPINSLAWATWIVARLGGWKGYQSQRPPGTATLTHGLKRFETMFFAWEIAQNRLMCTP, from the coding sequence ATTCATCACCATCAGAGCGTAAGCATCCGTCAAATCAGCCAAGGCCGCGCAGAGCAAGTGGGCTACTACCGCTTCTTAGAGAATGAGAACGTGTCTATATCTGAACTGGTCAAAAGCCTCAGTGACCACTGCCAGCAACAGGTAGAAGAGCGACATATTTTAGCGATCAGTGACACTAGTGAGATCAACTTGCAGTCTCATTCTGGACGCATCAAAACAGAAGAATTGGGTGTCGTCGGTAATGATCGTGATGTGGGCTTTTTTATTCACCCCACCCTAGCCTTAGATGCAGCTACTGGTTTCCCGCTTGGATTGAGCACTGTTCAACTATGGACTCGTGACTCGAATCGTCCAACGGTCAAAGATAGAGGTGGGTATAACAATCTCCCGATTGAAGAGAAAGAATCCTTCAAATGGTTAGCATCTGCTGAGCGAAGTCAACACTGTTTGAAGACAGGAGGGGCTAGCCTGGTCACTCATATCGGTGACCGAGAATCGGACTTGTATGAAGAGTGGGCAACGGTGCCTGATGCATTCAATCATCTCCTAGTCAGGGTTCGTCAAGACCGTCGTCTGCTAGGTCAATCCAAATCACTCTATGGATATCTCAAATCACAATGGGGGATTGGATTTACCACGATTACGATTGAGTACGAATCCCGTACTCAGCGGATGGCGAGAGATGCAAAGCTACTGATCCGCTGTGCTCCAGTCAAAATTCAACGACCTGAGCATTTAAAGGAATTGGACTATCCACCGAGTATTCAACTGTATGCCATCGAAGCGGAAGAACAGACAACGCCCAAAGGTCAGAAACCGATTCATTGGCGCTTATTGACCACTCACACGGTGGAATCCCTTGAGCAAGCGCTACAAATCCTGGAATGGTACAAATTCAGGTGGAGAATTGAGCGGCTTTTTGCCCAACTAAAAAAGACTGGTTTAGATCTTGAATCGACACAACTCGAATCAGGTGAAGCAATTCAGCGCCTCACCGTCTTAGCCTTATCTGTTGCGGTTGCGACATTGCAAATGGTGGAAGGACGAGACGAGCCACAATGGCCTGCATCTATCACTTTTACCGATGAACAGCAGCAATACCTGAAACAAATTGCCCCCACAGTCCAAGGTAAAACTACAAAGCTACAAAATCCTTATCCGATTAACTCCTTGGCCTGGGCAACTTGGATTGTTGCTCGCCTGGGTGGATGGAAGGGGTATCAGTCTCAAAGACCTCCAGGTACAGCAACGCTAACCCATGGCCTGAAACGGTTTGAGACGATGTTCTTTGCATGGGAAATAGCTCAAAATCGACTTATGTGTACACCGTAG
- a CDS encoding NADPH-dependent FMN reductase: MSHPIKFLAFAGSARIESFNKKLINVAVEGATSAGIDVTVLDLIDYPMPLFNEDLEAKDGLPDSVLRFKALLKSHQGFLIACPEYNGSITPLLKNAIDWASRPEPGEAPMALSCFKGKVAALLATSPGGLGGLRGLVHVRAILEGIGVFVIPDQKAISGAYQAFDDQGHLINEKQVKAVQAIALKLADVTTKLSQS, from the coding sequence ATGTCTCACCCCATTAAATTCTTGGCATTTGCTGGAAGTGCCCGCATCGAATCCTTTAATAAAAAGCTGATCAACGTCGCTGTTGAGGGGGCCACATCGGCTGGAATCGATGTAACGGTTTTGGACCTCATTGATTATCCGATGCCCTTGTTTAATGAGGATTTAGAAGCCAAAGATGGTCTCCCCGATTCAGTACTTCGGTTTAAAGCCCTCCTGAAAAGTCATCAGGGCTTCCTGATCGCCTGTCCCGAGTACAACGGTTCTATTACACCACTGCTCAAAAATGCCATCGATTGGGCCTCTCGGCCTGAACCAGGGGAAGCACCGATGGCCCTCAGTTGCTTCAAAGGCAAAGTTGCGGCCCTTCTCGCCACCTCTCCTGGCGGACTAGGAGGACTGCGGGGACTGGTCCATGTGCGCGCCATTTTAGAAGGAATTGGTGTTTTCGTTATTCCTGATCAAAAGGCAATTTCGGGGGCTTATCAAGCCTTTGATGATCAGGGCCATCTTATTAATGAGAAACAGGTTAAGGCGGTCCAAGCGATCGCGCTCAAGCTTGCTGATGTAACGACAAAGTTATCGCAGTCATAA
- a CDS encoding MATE family efflux transporter has translation MTSNVINKSSISLEVKEFLKLSVPLACAQIAQAAVGFVDTIMMGHLSIESLAAGGLAATTFQLILNTFSGLVMAVSPLVAEAYGARQTQKISHIARQGLWLSIFLAVPLMILVGNLESFLSLFQQPLDIISLANPYLKWILWGIFPALGFAMLRGYVSALAHAHIVTPIVIIGTIFNITGNYVLGFGKFSFPRMELAGFGLASGLSFWLMFAIFLAYTLKQADLKKYNFLNDFVHISPSLILRLIRIGSGIAVTLALEYGLFAIITFFMGLLGAQVLAAHHIVYQTMLLLFMIPLGMSYAVTARVGQWVGKKDFRSARLAGYIAIVAVSLLMLSTAVILVSFPKQIISIFIDVNNPENLSTILIALPMLYIVALSQLFDGVQRVAMGALYGLQDTQVPMLLSGLSFWVVGLSGSYVLGFTLQLGSIGLWIGQTIGVVFASILFTWRFTRLTQLIIASSDERSSGPDALVI, from the coding sequence ATGACCAGCAATGTAATCAATAAATCGAGTATTAGCCTTGAGGTAAAAGAATTTTTGAAACTATCTGTCCCGTTAGCGTGTGCACAAATTGCTCAGGCTGCCGTTGGCTTCGTGGACACGATTATGATGGGGCATTTAAGTATCGAGAGCTTAGCAGCAGGTGGTTTAGCAGCAACAACGTTTCAATTGATCCTGAACACTTTCAGCGGTCTGGTCATGGCTGTTAGCCCTTTAGTTGCGGAAGCATATGGGGCGCGCCAAACCCAGAAAATCTCACATATTGCACGCCAGGGTCTATGGCTATCGATTTTCTTGGCAGTCCCCTTAATGATATTAGTTGGAAATTTGGAATCATTTCTGTCTTTATTTCAGCAACCTTTGGATATTATTTCACTGGCGAATCCTTATCTAAAATGGATTTTATGGGGAATTTTTCCAGCCTTAGGTTTTGCCATGTTACGAGGATATGTCTCGGCTCTTGCCCATGCTCATATTGTTACTCCCATTGTCATTATTGGAACAATATTCAATATAACGGGAAATTATGTCTTAGGATTTGGGAAATTTTCGTTTCCAAGAATGGAACTAGCGGGCTTCGGCTTAGCCAGTGGATTAAGTTTTTGGTTAATGTTTGCTATTTTCTTAGCTTATACCTTGAAACAAGCAGACTTGAAAAAATATAATTTCTTAAACGATTTTGTTCATATTAGTCCTTCATTAATTTTACGTTTAATACGTATTGGGAGTGGCATTGCCGTAACGCTTGCGTTGGAGTATGGGTTGTTCGCAATAATCACTTTTTTCATGGGACTTTTAGGTGCTCAAGTCCTAGCTGCGCATCATATTGTTTATCAAACAATGCTTCTTCTTTTCATGATTCCTTTAGGAATGTCCTACGCAGTAACGGCACGGGTAGGACAATGGGTGGGAAAAAAAGATTTTAGAAGCGCACGTCTGGCAGGATATATTGCTATTGTAGCTGTTTCACTTCTAATGCTTTCTACTGCAGTTATATTAGTGAGCTTTCCTAAGCAGATAATTAGCATATTTATAGATGTTAATAATCCTGAAAATTTAAGCACTATTCTCATTGCATTGCCAATGCTATATATTGTTGCTTTATCTCAATTATTTGATGGAGTTCAGCGAGTTGCAATGGGAGCACTGTATGGTCTTCAAGATACTCAGGTGCCAATGTTACTCAGTGGCCTTTCTTTTTGGGTTGTGGGTCTAAGTGGAAGCTATGTATTAGGATTCACATTACAGCTAGGAAGTATTGGCTTATGGATAGGACAGACTATTGGAGTTGTGTTTGCGAGTATCCTATTTACATGGCGGTTTACGCGATTAACTCAACTGATAATTGCTTCCAGTGACGAGCGTAGTTCAGGACCCGATGCTCTCGTAATATAG
- a CDS encoding alpha/beta fold hydrolase: protein MLTYDQFEPKYATVNGGVKLHYRRGGQGDIPILLLHGWMGTSHTWRKLAPLLAKTHTVIVPDMRGYGASDITIDGYDAVNSAKDMLGILEAEGFANVHVIGHDMGALVAMAFAGTFPNIALTLTYLDEPLVGYNLDRFTTFTEEWHGGLWHFGLHYAPGLAEILYKDHEQELVDYLMPLMTANPDAVTSEDRKIYAASMLRENGITGNVGWYRAAFETGRQLRAIGERKLPMPVLAYGGQYGLPSTFEQMKIVSDNVTGGIVKGCGHLLPEEAPDFLAEHMTAFFQSNA, encoded by the coding sequence ATGCTGACCTACGATCAATTTGAACCGAAATACGCCACTGTTAATGGTGGCGTTAAGCTGCACTACCGCCGTGGTGGTCAAGGAGACATTCCTATCCTGCTGCTCCATGGCTGGATGGGAACATCACACACCTGGCGCAAGCTCGCTCCCCTATTAGCAAAAACTCATACCGTCATTGTGCCGGACATGCGTGGCTATGGAGCCAGTGACATTACCATCGACGGCTACGATGCCGTTAACTCAGCTAAAGATATGTTGGGGATTTTAGAAGCAGAAGGGTTTGCCAACGTTCATGTGATTGGACACGACATGGGCGCTTTAGTTGCCATGGCCTTTGCCGGAACATTCCCAAATATAGCCCTGACCCTGACCTATTTAGATGAGCCACTAGTGGGTTACAACCTAGATAGATTTACCACCTTTACCGAAGAATGGCACGGTGGGTTGTGGCATTTCGGCCTCCATTATGCCCCTGGCTTGGCCGAAATTCTCTACAAGGACCACGAACAAGAATTGGTTGATTATTTGATGCCGCTGATGACGGCCAACCCCGATGCAGTGACATCAGAAGATCGGAAAATCTATGCTGCTAGCATGCTTCGTGAAAACGGAATCACAGGGAATGTGGGGTGGTATCGTGCCGCGTTTGAAACAGGTCGGCAATTAAGAGCCATCGGAGAACGAAAGCTACCAATGCCTGTTCTGGCCTACGGTGGTCAGTATGGTCTACCCAGCACATTTGAGCAGATGAAGATTGTCAGTGATAACGTTACAGGCGGCATTGTTAAAGGCTGTGGTCACCTCTTGCCGGAAGAAGCCCCCGACTTTTTGGCAGAACACATGACGGCCTTTTTCCAGTCCAACGCATAA
- a CDS encoding short chain dehydrogenase: MKTVILIGANGKMGQAALTGLGKHRVITASRSGEGCDYKVDITSEESIRALYQAVSGFDAVVNTVGFCEYEMFVDMTEQQWMTTVMSKMMGQINLVRIGQEYIADAGSFTLISGILNTKPIPFAIADATTSGAIDTFVKCVAYEMPRGIRINVVNPTVLVEAWDVYGEIMPGFQPVPGKLVGKAFERSVDGFITGEVLFVDA; this comes from the coding sequence ATGAAAACGGTAATTCTGATTGGTGCCAATGGCAAAATGGGACAGGCTGCACTAACGGGCTTAGGTAAGCATCGTGTTATCACAGCCTCCCGCTCTGGCGAAGGTTGTGACTACAAAGTTGACATCACAAGTGAAGAATCCATCAGGGCACTATACCAAGCAGTCAGCGGCTTTGATGCTGTTGTGAATACTGTTGGATTCTGTGAATATGAGATGTTCGTAGACATGACAGAACAGCAGTGGATGACTACTGTGATGAGTAAGATGATGGGACAAATTAACTTAGTCCGAATCGGACAAGAGTATATTGCGGACGCTGGATCATTTACGCTTATTAGCGGCATTTTGAATACTAAACCGATTCCATTTGCAATTGCAGATGCAACGACTAGCGGTGCAATAGACACTTTTGTGAAGTGTGTCGCCTATGAGATGCCTAGAGGAATCCGTATCAATGTCGTCAATCCCACGGTTCTGGTAGAGGCTTGGGATGTATACGGTGAGATAATGCCAGGTTTTCAACCTGTTCCTGGGAAATTGGTTGGCAAAGCCTTTGAACGCTCTGTTGATGGGTTTATTACTGGAGAAGTTCTCTTTGTTGATGCCTAA
- a CDS encoding helix-turn-helix domain-containing protein — MRNREADESLPLTVVDPNNINRGIVAQKIAHQGNFIVSHHVDPDNQKEVASTNHHWLYYLLSDSHLQQITRIGDREYTGETKRGAICLKPSSYNGFWSWEDSDECLSLSFEIAPDFLRKIALENDFANADSVEILPVLNKHDSHLHNLAMLFQQEIAHTQSGNQMYIESLSNMLAVHLLRHYSTSRAKVAEYTGGLPLYKLKQVTDYIDTYLANDISLGELASSVKLSQSHFSHLFRQSTGQSPYQFLTQQRIDRAKKLLLKQDMAIADVAISVGFYDQSHLSRHMKKLLGVSPRQLQQQR; from the coding sequence ATGAGAAATCGAGAAGCTGATGAAAGTCTACCGCTAACAGTTGTCGATCCTAACAACATAAATCGTGGGATTGTTGCTCAAAAAATTGCTCATCAAGGAAACTTTATTGTTTCTCATCATGTTGATCCTGACAATCAAAAAGAAGTAGCTTCTACCAATCATCATTGGCTGTATTATTTGTTGAGTGATAGTCACTTACAGCAAATTACTCGAATTGGAGATCGCGAATATACTGGTGAAACGAAACGGGGCGCTATATGCCTCAAGCCTAGTTCATACAATGGTTTTTGGTCGTGGGAAGACTCTGATGAATGCTTGAGCTTGAGCTTCGAGATTGCGCCAGATTTTCTACGGAAAATTGCCTTAGAAAATGATTTTGCTAACGCCGATAGTGTAGAAATTTTACCCGTTTTAAATAAACACGACTCTCATCTACACAATTTAGCAATGTTGTTTCAGCAAGAGATTGCTCACACTCAATCTGGCAATCAAATGTATATTGAGTCTCTTAGCAATATGCTAGCCGTACATCTATTAAGACATTACAGTACCTCAAGAGCTAAGGTAGCGGAATATACAGGTGGACTACCTCTTTATAAACTCAAACAGGTAACTGATTATATTGATACTTATCTGGCAAATGATATTTCCTTGGGTGAATTAGCCAGTTCTGTAAAACTAAGTCAGTCGCACTTTTCTCATTTGTTTCGTCAAAGTACGGGACAATCTCCCTATCAATTCTTAACTCAGCAAAGAATCGATCGTGCCAAAAAGTTGTTGCTCAAACAAGATATGGCGATCGCCGATGTAGCAATTAGCGTTGGTTTTTACGACCAAAGTCACCTCAGTCGCCACATGAAAAAACTGCTAGGTGTATCTCCCAGACAACTGCAACAACAAAGATAA
- a CDS encoding Npun_F5749 family FMN-dependent PPOX-type flavoprotein — translation MIPPYRSHLSSAIDGNRFNPYSRFFQLATVTPAGYPSNRTLVFRGFLEDDSNSLKIVIDVRSAKVQDIERQAVGEICWYFTETREQFRIQGVLRLVKAQDKDSDLLKARNIAWQELSDAARSQFAWSDPGQPTADQSTFDIEPPDPILPPDTFGLLLLVPQKVDHLKLRSDPHQRCIYQLETDTTWSSQWVNP, via the coding sequence ATGATTCCTCCCTATAGATCGCATTTATCCAGTGCCATTGACGGCAATCGTTTCAACCCCTATTCTCGTTTCTTTCAGCTAGCTACCGTAACCCCAGCGGGCTATCCTAGTAACCGTACGCTAGTGTTTCGGGGTTTTTTAGAAGACGATAGCAATAGCCTAAAAATTGTTATCGATGTCCGTAGTGCTAAGGTTCAAGATATTGAACGGCAAGCAGTAGGGGAAATATGCTGGTATTTTACCGAAACCCGCGAACAGTTTCGGATTCAAGGTGTTCTACGCTTGGTGAAAGCTCAAGATAAAGATTCAGATTTACTTAAAGCCCGTAACATAGCCTGGCAAGAGCTTTCTGACGCGGCGCGATCGCAATTTGCTTGGTCAGATCCAGGACAACCAACAGCGGACCAGTCAACCTTTGATATCGAACCACCTGATCCTATTCTGCCCCCAGATACTTTCGGCTTGTTGTTATTAGTTCCCCAAAAAGTAGACCATTTAAAATTAAGAAGCGATCCGCACCAACGCTGTATTTACCAGTTAGAAACAGATACTACCTGGTCGAGCCAATGGGTTAATCCTTGA
- a CDS encoding RidA family protein, with protein MNKKLINPPELFDGAPYGMSQATIETQSGLIFLSGQVDWNHQYETTEQSVEGQMRKALANLAIALENAGSSIDKLLRARIYIRGEFGEYSNEIMPILANFFGESRPAITCIGVASLASPETLVEVEAIAFC; from the coding sequence ATGAATAAAAAACTAATCAATCCCCCAGAATTGTTTGATGGTGCTCCATATGGTATGTCCCAAGCTACGATCGAGACTCAATCGGGACTTATTTTTCTCTCTGGTCAAGTAGATTGGAATCATCAATATGAAACGACAGAACAGTCTGTTGAAGGTCAGATGCGAAAGGCACTCGCTAATTTGGCAATTGCCTTGGAAAATGCGGGGTCATCAATCGATAAATTATTGCGAGCTCGTATTTATATTCGAGGCGAATTTGGTGAATACTCAAACGAAATTATGCCTATTTTAGCTAATTTCTTTGGCGAATCACGTCCTGCCATAACATGCATTGGAGTTGCTTCTCTGGCTTCTCCAGAAACTCTCGTGGAAGTCGAAGCAATCGCTTTTTGTTAG
- a CDS encoding nuclear transport factor 2 family protein — protein MLPIKRWMFAVAISIIASPTFITSTLTVVTAQEADNKAYITAENKLVVADEMAIRQVIARLNHALDASDYPLYASFFAEEAVFTSDFGNANGSEKIVLALEASRPLITNKRHVAANLVISGVGDQAKVTSYLVVFERAESLTYVGSAINIDTLEKRDGQWVVVRHESELDPATLKAIQSAMKAEKAQ, from the coding sequence ATGCTACCAATCAAACGATGGATGTTCGCTGTTGCGATCTCAATCATCGCATCCCCGACTTTCATCACCTCTACCCTAACTGTTGTAACGGCTCAAGAGGCCGACAACAAGGCATACATCACGGCTGAGAATAAGCTAGTCGTTGCCGATGAAATGGCCATTCGTCAAGTTATTGCCCGTCTCAACCATGCCCTAGATGCCTCTGATTATCCCCTTTACGCCAGTTTCTTTGCAGAGGAAGCTGTATTTACCTCGGATTTTGGCAATGCCAATGGCTCTGAGAAAATTGTCCTTGCCCTAGAAGCATCGCGGCCACTGATCACCAATAAGCGACACGTTGCCGCCAACCTGGTGATCAGTGGCGTAGGAGATCAAGCCAAAGTCACAAGCTATTTAGTGGTGTTTGAGCGGGCAGAGTCCCTCACCTATGTCGGGTCAGCTATCAACATCGACACCCTGGAGAAGCGCGATGGGCAATGGGTGGTCGTGCGCCATGAAAGCGAATTAGATCCGGCAACCCTGAAGGCAATCCAATCCGCCATGAAAGCGGAGAAAGCCCAGTAA
- a CDS encoding isochorismatase family protein yields MNYSDKLTRDNCVFVLVDFLDGFFPGIKTINHDLLRKNAEAFTRLSKIFDLPTIMLGEEGGFRGNFFPQVVAHADHAIRVERHTPSAWDEPEFQDQLAAMGRKKIVLGGISLDICTLQLTIDLIGAGYEPYVVVDVSGSDTALNETAAMMRMTQAGAVMVSWASIASEIMKDWQTPEGPLVGQLYQDFSYWGNRI; encoded by the coding sequence ATGAACTATTCAGATAAACTAACCCGAGATAATTGTGTCTTCGTCCTCGTTGATTTTTTGGATGGCTTTTTCCCAGGTATTAAAACCATCAACCATGATTTACTGCGTAAGAATGCAGAAGCCTTTACGCGCTTATCGAAGATCTTTGATCTCCCCACCATTATGCTGGGGGAAGAGGGGGGCTTTCGTGGCAACTTCTTTCCTCAAGTTGTGGCTCATGCCGACCATGCCATTCGGGTCGAACGCCATACCCCCAGCGCTTGGGATGAACCGGAGTTTCAAGACCAGCTTGCGGCGATGGGTCGCAAAAAAATAGTTCTGGGGGGCATCTCCCTTGATATTTGTACGTTACAGCTCACGATTGATTTGATCGGGGCTGGGTATGAACCCTATGTCGTCGTTGATGTGTCAGGGTCCGATACGGCTCTCAACGAAACAGCAGCCATGATGCGCATGACCCAAGCCGGAGCGGTGATGGTTTCCTGGGCCTCGATTGCCTCAGAAATCATGAAGGATTGGCAGACACCAGAAGGGCCATTGGTAGGGCAGCTTTATCAAGACTTTAGCTATTGGGGTAATCGGATCTAG
- a CDS encoding LysR family transcriptional regulator, which translates to MTDLNAMLVFAQVVKQGSFVGAARRLGLPKSTVTRRIQQLEASLQAQLLERSTRVVRPTEVGKLYFDYCDRIAAEVEEAEATIQAQQAEPTGILRMSAPSAFTHLFIKAIIPMFLKQYPNIRLVHEIQNRAINPLTDGFDIAMRVGAIEDSLLRIQPFGKATVQLFASPSYLEQAGIPKAIHDLPKHATIATGKSRRQTYAWRLSGPLGKQEIIHTPRCVINDPTIAYELVLDGLGIGLLPCFFCNQAVQSEQLVPLLTDWYSTPTLLSAIYPVTKERSPKVKVLLQFLSEKLAGYPL; encoded by the coding sequence ATGACCGATCTGAACGCCATGCTTGTGTTTGCACAAGTGGTCAAGCAGGGGAGTTTTGTAGGGGCCGCTCGGCGTTTAGGTTTACCCAAAAGTACGGTGACTCGACGAATTCAGCAGCTTGAAGCCTCTTTACAAGCGCAGTTGCTAGAGCGCTCGACCCGAGTGGTGCGACCCACTGAAGTGGGCAAGCTCTATTTTGACTATTGCGATCGCATCGCAGCTGAAGTGGAAGAAGCAGAAGCGACCATTCAGGCCCAGCAAGCTGAGCCAACAGGCATTCTTAGAATGAGTGCCCCCAGTGCCTTCACCCACCTCTTTATCAAGGCAATCATTCCGATGTTTCTTAAGCAATATCCCAACATTCGCCTGGTGCATGAAATACAAAATAGAGCCATCAATCCCTTAACTGATGGCTTTGATATAGCAATGAGAGTTGGTGCTATCGAAGACTCTCTTCTAAGGATCCAACCCTTTGGGAAAGCCACCGTTCAACTCTTTGCAAGTCCTAGTTATCTCGAACAAGCAGGAATCCCTAAAGCTATTCACGATTTACCCAAACATGCCACGATTGCGACTGGTAAGTCTCGCCGTCAGACATACGCCTGGAGATTGTCGGGACCACTGGGCAAGCAAGAGATTATTCACACACCACGATGCGTTATTAATGATCCGACCATTGCCTATGAATTGGTACTGGACGGGCTGGGAATTGGCCTACTGCCGTGTTTCTTTTGCAACCAGGCTGTGCAATCAGAACAGTTAGTCCCCCTCTTAACGGATTGGTATTCTACACCGACTTTGTTGAGTGCGATTTATCCCGTGACGAAGGAGCGATCTCCAAAAGTTAAAGTGCTGTTGCAATTTCTTAGCGAAAAGCTGGCTGGCTACCCATTATAG